Proteins encoded by one window of Toxotes jaculatrix isolate fToxJac2 chromosome 22, fToxJac2.pri, whole genome shotgun sequence:
- the ifrd1 gene encoding interferon-related developmental regulator 1, whose translation MPRTKKKNNRGGQHGNVQPFSDEDASIETLSHCSSFSDTTSVADEGGEASEDTAQEDFQYKLKGFIDNTVDKSAKTRQGALDGLKTAMATRILYEFISERRMTITDSIERCLKKGKGEEQRAAASLACLLCIQLGSGIESEEVLKTLKPIFKNILADGSANIQARQAVATSLGLCTLVAEDDILDVHATMECFENLFTRSCARVDGTCPSISPQTSQLYTNALLSWALLLTICTASQLKDILRKYLPKLPKLLESEDVNMRIAAGETIALLFELARDMNSDFEFDDWDELCDKLNALATDCNKHRAKTDKRKQRSVFRDVLKAVEEGDFQSETIRFGTERMTIDSWVKKRTYDAFREFVGSGMNYHLQANEFIRDVFELGPPILVDSATMKAMKISRFERHLHNSAAFKARTKARSKFRDKRVDVGEF comes from the exons ATGCCAAGGACCAAGAAGAAGAATAACAGAG gGGGGCAGCATGGAAATGTGCAGCCTTTCAGTGATGAGGACGCCTCCATTGAGACCCTCAGTCattgcagcagcttcagtgacaccACCAGTGTAGCAGATGAag GTGGAGAGGCCAGTGAGGACACAGCCCAGGAGGATTTCCAGTATAAGTTGAAGGGGTTCATAGACAACACCGTGGATAAGAG TGCTAAGACCAGACAGGGGGCACTGGATGGGCTTAAGACGGCGATGGCCACACGGATCCTGTATGAGTTCATCTCAGAGAGAAGGATGACCATCACAGACAGCATCGAACGCTGCCTCAAGAAAG GCAAAGGTGAGGAGCAGCGAGCAGCAGCTTCTTTAGCCTGCCTGCTGTGCATTCAGCTGGGATCGGGCATCGAGAGCGAGGAGGTGCTGAAAACCCTGAAACCCATCTTCAAAAACATCCTGGCAGATGGATCAGCCAACATACAAGCCCGACAGGCT GTGGCGACAAGTCTGGGCCTCTGTACTTTAGTTGCAGAAGACGACATTCTG GACGTGCATGCCACTATGGAGTGCTTTGAGAACCTGTTCACCCGGTCCTGTGCGAGGGTGGATGGTACCTGTCCTTCGATCAGTCCCCAGACAAGCCAGCTCTACACCAACGCCCTGCTGTCTTGGGCACTGCTGCTCACCATCTGCACTGCCAGTCAGCTCAAAGACATCCTGCGCAA ATACCTGCCCAAACTGCCAAAGTTGCTGGAGAGTGAGGATGTCAACATGAGAATTGCTGCAGGGGAGACCATTGCCCTGCTCTTTGAGCTGGCCAGAGACATGAACTCT GACTTTGAGTTTGATGACTGGGATGAACTGTGTGACAAACTGAACGCTTTGGCCACAGACTGCAACAAGCACAGAGCCAAGACGGACAAGAGGAAGCAGCGGTCTGTGTTCAGGGATGTGCTCAAGGCTGTTGAG GAGGGTGACTTCCAGTCTGAGACCATTCGCTTTGGGACAGAGCGCATGACCATTGACAGCTGGGTCAAAAAGAGGACATACGATGCCTTCAGAGAGTTCGTGGGCTCTGGGATGAACTACCACCTACAG GCAAATGAATTCATCAGAGACGTGTTTGAACTGGGACCACCTATTCTGGTTGATTCAGCTACAATGAAGGCAATGAAAATATCTCGCTTTGAAAGG CATCTCCACAACTCGGCTGCATTCAAGGCTCGGACCAAGGCCAGAAGCAAGTTCAGGGACAAGAGGGTGGATGTGGGagaattttaa